The DNA sequence GCTGCCTGGCCGATGGTGCCGGGCAGCCCACTCCTCTGCCGGCTCGTAGCTCCGCAGGACCCCGTGGTATCCCGTTCACCACCCTCTGCAGGAGGTATGATGTCCGAACCATTCCTGAGCGAGATCAAGATCGTCTCGTTCAACTTCCCACCGAAGGGATGGGCGCTCTGCAACGGGCAGCTGCTGCCCATCAACCAGAACCAGGCGCTCTTCGCCCTTCTGGGCACCACCTACGGCGGCAACGGCCAGACGAACTTCGCGCTGCCGAACCTGCGCGGCCAGGTTCCCATCCACATGGGCAACGGCCACGCGCTGGGCGAGACCGCGGGCTCCACCAGCGTCACGCTGAACATCCAGCAGCTGGCCACCCACATGCACGTGCTCCAGGCGTCCACGAACTCGGCGAGTACCACCTCCGACCCGACCAACGCGGTGCTCGCGCCGGTGAACGGCGGCTACGGGCAGCCGGCGAGCCTCACCACGTTGTCGCCTACCTCCGTCACGAGCGTGGGGGGAAGCCAGCCCCACAACAACATGATGCCGTACCTGGTGCTGAACTTCATCATCGCGCTCCAGGGTATCTTCCCCTCCCAGAACTGACGGAGACTTCCGCATGCCAGAGCCTTACGTGGGGGAGATCCGGATGTTCGCCGGAAACTTCGCCCCCAACGGGTGGATGTTCTGTGAGGGCGCGCCGCTCCCGATCTCGGAGAACGACGTGCTGTTCCAGCTGATCGGCACGACGTACGGGGGAGACGGGCAGGAGACCTTCAACCTGCCGAACCTGGCGAGCCGCGTGCCGATCCACATGGGTACCGGGCCCGGGGGGACGACGTACCAGATCGGCGAGCTGGCGGGCACGGAGCAGGAGACGCTGACGATCCAGCAGATTCCCAACCACACGCACCCGCTCACGGCGTCGAGCGCCGCGGGCAGCGACCCCTCGCCCGCGAACAAGGTGCTCGCGACAACCTCGGGCGGAATCTCGCTCTACTACGAGGGCGCGGTGGACGGGAACGCGAACGCCGCCGCGATTGGGCCCGCGGGCGGGAGCCAGCCGCACGAGAACACGCAGCCGTTCCTCTGCATCAACTTCATCATCTCCCTGTTCGGGGTCTTCCCGAGCCAAACCTGAGGAGCGAGCGACATGTCAGACCAGTTTGTCGCGGAGATCCGCATCTTCCCGTTCAACTTCCCGCCCACCGGGTGGGCGTTCTGCGACGGGCAGCTGATGCCGATCTCCCAGAACACCGCGCTCTTCTCTCTCCTGGGCACCGTCTACGGCGGCGACGGGAAGTCGACGTTCGCGCTGCCGGACCTCCAGGGCAGCGCGCCGATGCAGCCCGGCCAGGGACAGGGGCTGTCGCTCCGTGACCTGGGCGAGATGAGCGGCGTGGAGAGCATCACGCTGCTCGTCTCGGAGATCCCGCTTCACACGCACACGCTGAGGGCCGACACGTTCGACCCGTCCGACCTGGGCGCGCCGGCACCGAACCGGGTGCTTGCCCAGTCGTCAGGTGTGTTCGCGTACCAGCCTTCGACTGCCGCGCTGACGCCGATGGCGTTCCAGGCGTTGCCCCCCGCGGGCGGCGGGCTGCCCCACAACAACATGCAGCCGTACCTGACGCTGAACTTCTGCATCGCGCTGCAGGGCATCTTCCCGCAGCGTCCGTAGTCGCACGTTCGGAATGCGGGAGGGGCGGCTCTCGGGCCGCCCCTTTCGTGTCTCCGGCACCTTCCGATCCATACGTAGTCCACTTCCCACCGCGAGCATTCTCCCCGCATGACGGACACAGTCCTGAACCGCACGGTCGCGCTGCGCCCGGCAACGGACGACGACCTCCCGTTCCTCTTCTCGCTCTACGCCAGCACGCGCGAACAGGAACTGGCCCAGCTCACCTGGAGCGGCGAGCAGAAGGAGGCTTTCCTCCGCAACCAGTTCGAGTCCCAACACACCTGGTGGCACGAGCAGTACGAGGACACGTCGTACGACGTGGTGCTGGTGGACGGAGAGCCCGCCGGGCGGCTCTACGTGGGCCGCTGGAAGGAGACGGTACGCGTGGTGGACATCGCCCTCATGCCGGAGCACCGCGGGTCCGGGATCGGGACGCGGCTGTTCCGCGAGCTGTTCGACGAGGGCGACGCGGCGGGGAAGCCGGTGAGCATCCACGTAGAGATCTTCAATCCCGCGCGGGCGCTGTACGAGCGCCTGGGATTCGTGGTGAAGGAGGACAAGGGCGTGTATCTGCTGATGGAACGGCCGGTGCCCGCCACGGCGTAGGTCCTCCTCCGCCAGGGCGCGACAGTCCGAAAATCGGGCGACCGTCGCGCATGGACCATCTGAGCCTTCCGGGCTCAACCCTGACTCGGCGGCTCGAAGGGCGCACCCTTCGAGCCGCTTTCGTTCGTCTCCGAATTCACCGCGGCACGTGTGTCCCACGATCCTGCGGAGTTCCCGCCTCACTTTGTCCCGACGGGCCACACCGGCGATCGGCGTCCCTCGACGGAATGCGTTGCGCGGCTTGTGTTTCCGTACGCGTCGAACGGATCGCGGCCCCGGGTGTGGGAGTTGCCTTGAAAGGTACGTGATCCGGGGGATTGCGATTGGCCTGCCGTCCCACCCCGCCGGCCTTCGCCCACGGATCATCCAACCCCACAGCGAACCGCTCCCGGCTCTCCGTTCCACGGACGAGCCACCCGCGCTCGCCCGACGTGCGCGGGAGAGACCGTGCCGGCCGTCCCGCCGGCGTGCCACTCACTCCGAGGACCCATGCCCCGTCTCAAGTATGCCGCCCGTGCGCTGGCGCTGCTGCTGATCGCCGGCTGCTCCGAACCCACCGCACCCGCCCGCGCGCCCGTTGAGGGCGCGCAGCGCGTGATCGCTGACGCAGGACACGGCGGGACCGCGCACTTCTACTTCCTTTCGCCCATCGTGAAGCACGAGGGCCCGTTCTCCGGCACATTCGACGGCACGCTCCAGCCCACGGTCACGGTGTGCGAGCTGGCCGGTACGGTCTGCGGCGCGACAGTGGCGACGTTCACCACCGCCGGCCACGGCTCCGACGCGGTGCGGGTGGACGGCGCGAAGTACAAGGTGAACTTCCACTCCGGCGACTTCTCGCTGAGCACCCAGAAGCAGTACCGCATCAACGTGTCGGTGGACGGGGTGCTCCTGGGCTACGCCGACATGGTCGTGGTGAGGTCCGGCGGCGACAAGAAGGACGTGGACGAGAACCAGTTCGTGGTGCTGAAGAACGGCAGCACGCTCTCCATCGCTTTCCGGATCGAGCAGGGGATCGCGGGCGGCGTGGTGGTCTCGCCCTCGGCCGACACGGTCGCGGTGGGGCAGACGGCCCAGTTCACGGCCACGGTGACGGACCTGCACGGCGTGGTCATCCCCGGCGCACCCGTGACATGGTCTTCACAGCCCGCAGCGGTGGCGACGGTGGACGCGAACGGCCTTGCGACG is a window from the Longimicrobiaceae bacterium genome containing:
- a CDS encoding tail fiber protein; its protein translation is MSEPFLSEIKIVSFNFPPKGWALCNGQLLPINQNQALFALLGTTYGGNGQTNFALPNLRGQVPIHMGNGHALGETAGSTSVTLNIQQLATHMHVLQASTNSASTTSDPTNAVLAPVNGGYGQPASLTTLSPTSVTSVGGSQPHNNMMPYLVLNFIIALQGIFPSQN
- a CDS encoding tail fiber protein — translated: MPEPYVGEIRMFAGNFAPNGWMFCEGAPLPISENDVLFQLIGTTYGGDGQETFNLPNLASRVPIHMGTGPGGTTYQIGELAGTEQETLTIQQIPNHTHPLTASSAAGSDPSPANKVLATTSGGISLYYEGAVDGNANAAAIGPAGGSQPHENTQPFLCINFIISLFGVFPSQT
- a CDS encoding tail fiber protein, coding for MSDQFVAEIRIFPFNFPPTGWAFCDGQLMPISQNTALFSLLGTVYGGDGKSTFALPDLQGSAPMQPGQGQGLSLRDLGEMSGVESITLLVSEIPLHTHTLRADTFDPSDLGAPAPNRVLAQSSGVFAYQPSTAALTPMAFQALPPAGGGLPHNNMQPYLTLNFCIALQGIFPQRP
- a CDS encoding GNAT family N-acetyltransferase; amino-acid sequence: MTDTVLNRTVALRPATDDDLPFLFSLYASTREQELAQLTWSGEQKEAFLRNQFESQHTWWHEQYEDTSYDVVLVDGEPAGRLYVGRWKETVRVVDIALMPEHRGSGIGTRLFRELFDEGDAAGKPVSIHVEIFNPARALYERLGFVVKEDKGVYLLMERPVPATA